A genomic stretch from Thermomonospora umbrina includes:
- a CDS encoding DUF5313 family protein, giving the protein MTRLSGDPGAWRRVGYTLGFRLPPDNLDWVRHDLTDAGWRGRMMARHLALMTPICALLALLPGPWWLRLSVPLLALLASVFSVAIGAPDLRDARLRRHGLPPLGRR; this is encoded by the coding sequence GTGACCCGGCTCTCCGGCGACCCCGGCGCCTGGCGTCGCGTCGGCTACACGCTGGGCTTCCGGCTGCCGCCCGACAACCTCGACTGGGTGCGCCACGACCTGACCGACGCGGGCTGGCGGGGCCGCATGATGGCCCGCCACCTGGCCCTGATGACACCGATCTGCGCCCTGTTGGCCCTGTTGCCCGGCCCCTGGTGGCTGCGCCTGTCCGTCCCGCTCCTCGCGCTGCTGGCCAGCGTGTTCAGCGTGGCGATCGGCGCGCCCGACCTCCGCGACGCCCGACTGCGCCGACACGGCCTGCCGCCCCTCGGCCGCCGCTGA
- a CDS encoding helix-turn-helix transcriptional regulator: MANTSARMLRLLSLLQTHRYWAGGELADRLGVSERTLRRDIDRLRDLGYPVDAGRGVGGGYQLRSGAAMPPLLLDDEEAVAIAIGLGTAAAGAVGGMEETAVRALAKVVQVMPPRLRRRVEALHDYSVPAERGGAPPLDAVALTVIARCCRDDERLRFGYRARDGRETRRTVEPHRLVSRERLWYLVAWDMERHDWRTFRVDRLADPEPTGERFRQRELPGGDVAAFVRRQITSIPKRYQVVVDIARPADEIQRRVGTWGEVEATGAGDCRLTMHVDALDWTVMVLATVDAGFEVIRPAELRDRLRSVADHFDRAAGAP; this comes from the coding sequence ATGGCGAACACGAGCGCGCGCATGCTGCGGTTGCTGTCCCTGCTGCAGACCCATCGCTACTGGGCGGGCGGGGAGCTGGCGGACCGGCTGGGGGTGAGCGAGCGAACGCTGCGCCGCGACATCGACCGGCTGCGCGACCTGGGCTATCCGGTGGACGCGGGGCGCGGGGTCGGCGGCGGCTACCAGCTCCGGTCCGGGGCCGCCATGCCGCCGCTGCTGCTGGACGACGAGGAGGCCGTGGCGATCGCGATCGGGCTGGGGACGGCCGCCGCCGGCGCGGTCGGCGGCATGGAGGAGACGGCGGTCCGGGCGCTGGCCAAGGTCGTCCAGGTGATGCCGCCTCGACTGCGCCGCCGGGTCGAGGCGCTGCACGACTACTCGGTGCCCGCCGAACGCGGCGGGGCGCCGCCCCTGGACGCGGTCGCCCTCACGGTGATCGCGCGGTGCTGCCGGGACGACGAGCGGCTGCGGTTCGGCTACCGGGCCCGCGACGGGCGGGAGACGCGGCGCACGGTCGAGCCGCACCGCCTCGTCTCACGTGAGCGTCTCTGGTACCTGGTGGCCTGGGACATGGAACGCCACGACTGGCGCACCTTCCGGGTGGACCGGCTCGCCGACCCGGAGCCCACGGGCGAACGCTTCCGCCAACGCGAACTGCCCGGCGGGGACGTCGCCGCGTTCGTCCGACGGCAGATCACGTCCATCCCCAAGCGGTACCAGGTGGTGGTAGACATCGCCAGGCCGGCGGACGAGATCCAGCGGAGGGTGGGGACCTGGGGGGAGGTCGAGGCGACCGGTGCGGGTGACTGCCGCCTCACCATGCACGTGGACGCCCTCGACTGGACGGTCATGGTGCTGGCGACCGTGGACGCCGGGTTCGAGGTGATCCGCCCGGCGGAGCTGCGGGACCGCCTGCGCTCGGTCGCCGACCACTTCGACCGCGCCGCCGGCGCGCCGTGA
- a CDS encoding GlsB/YeaQ/YmgE family stress response membrane protein: MTVSGIFTAIIIGAIIGALGRLVLPGRQPVGVLLTIGVGIVAALIGTALAQGVGVATTNGIDWIELVFQIALAAVGVALVAAYKRRGTSH; the protein is encoded by the coding sequence GTGACCGTGTCAGGGATCTTCACCGCCATCATCATCGGCGCGATCATCGGCGCGCTGGGCCGGCTGGTACTGCCCGGGCGTCAGCCCGTCGGCGTACTGCTGACCATCGGCGTCGGTATCGTCGCCGCGCTCATCGGGACCGCGTTGGCGCAGGGCGTCGGCGTCGCCACGACGAACGGCATCGACTGGATCGAGTTGGTCTTCCAGATCGCTCTCGCCGCCGTCGGCGTCGCCCTCGTCGCCGCCTACAAGCGACGCGGCACGTCACATTGA
- a CDS encoding WXG100 family type VII secretion target codes for MSDRRGANIAALEDLSRMFSKHSRNLDALIKDLNGRTASSTEIWWGPGADRFRSAWQEAKTAFDRMAIALEEGGQDIKRSQQNIEAATR; via the coding sequence ATGAGCGACAGGCGGGGCGCCAACATCGCGGCTCTGGAAGATCTCTCCCGGATGTTCAGCAAGCACTCCAGGAACCTGGACGCGCTGATCAAGGACCTCAACGGCCGTACCGCGAGCAGCACCGAGATCTGGTGGGGGCCGGGCGCGGACCGGTTCCGCAGCGCCTGGCAGGAGGCCAAGACGGCCTTCGACCGCATGGCCATCGCCCTGGAGGAGGGCGGCCAGGACATCAAGCGCTCCCAGCAGAACATCGAGGCCGCCACCCGCTGA
- a CDS encoding Vms1/Ankzf1 family peptidyl-tRNA hydrolase, with the protein MKLAYLRPLYERSGPFASVYLATERHTADAAKALGLRWRHARIELGRLGADDATLDAIEEVVTDRDNAAPGRAVFATDGRVIHSEVLPAPPPQVVVRMSELPDVMPLLESREEPVPHVCVKADRQGAEIISVGDSRHVTTVEGLDWPIRKVRAGGWSESHYQRNAEETWEANAREVASRVAKEADAVDAEVIVVGGDLRARDLVLESLGEPYVRKAVVAEHGNRNAGSNGHAFEEEVHTALRGLGEEHRDGVVARFREAYGRGDAIAGLADVAEALRGGQVDTLLVTRPLRGELWFGPQPYELATSKKKLRELGVEEPHCEAAGSVLARAATATDAEIVFTDEVQPPGRVGAVLRYTA; encoded by the coding sequence GTGAAACTCGCTTACCTACGTCCCCTGTACGAGCGCTCCGGCCCGTTCGCCTCCGTCTACCTCGCCACCGAGCGGCACACGGCGGACGCCGCCAAGGCCCTGGGGTTGCGCTGGCGACACGCTCGGATCGAGCTGGGTCGGTTGGGGGCCGACGACGCGACCCTCGACGCGATCGAGGAGGTCGTCACCGACCGCGACAACGCCGCCCCCGGGCGCGCGGTGTTCGCCACCGACGGGCGGGTGATCCACAGCGAGGTGCTGCCCGCACCGCCGCCGCAGGTGGTGGTCCGGATGAGCGAGCTGCCGGACGTCATGCCGCTGCTGGAGAGCCGGGAGGAGCCGGTGCCGCACGTGTGCGTCAAGGCCGACCGGCAGGGCGCGGAGATCATCAGTGTCGGCGACTCGCGGCACGTGACCACCGTCGAGGGCCTGGACTGGCCCATCCGCAAGGTCAGGGCGGGCGGCTGGTCGGAGTCGCACTACCAGCGCAACGCCGAGGAGACCTGGGAGGCCAACGCCCGCGAGGTCGCCTCCCGCGTGGCCAAGGAGGCCGACGCGGTGGACGCCGAGGTCATCGTGGTGGGCGGGGACCTGCGCGCCCGCGACCTCGTCCTGGAGAGCCTCGGCGAGCCGTACGTCCGCAAGGCCGTGGTCGCCGAGCACGGCAACCGCAACGCCGGCTCCAACGGCCACGCGTTCGAGGAGGAGGTCCACACGGCGCTGCGCGGGCTCGGCGAGGAGCACCGGGACGGGGTGGTGGCCCGGTTCCGGGAGGCGTACGGGCGCGGCGACGCGATCGCGGGCCTCGCGGACGTGGCCGAGGCGCTGCGCGGCGGGCAGGTGGACACGCTGCTGGTGACCCGGCCGCTGCGGGGCGAGCTGTGGTTCGGGCCGCAGCCGTACGAGTTGGCCACCTCCAAGAAGAAGCTGCGCGAGCTGGGCGTGGAGGAGCCGCACTGCGAGGCGGCCGGGTCGGTGCTGGCGCGCGCCGCCACCGCCACCGACGCGGAGATCGTCTTCACCGACGAGGTGCAGCCCCCGGGACGGGTCGGGGCGGTGCTCAGATATACCGCATAA
- a CDS encoding ABC transporter permease, with protein MSTTLVSDTAVVFTRELRPVLRNPFSLVFTMVQPVFFLALFGPLLPDTVPGGGSALQWFVPGIIVMSCLFAGSVTGSNLQFEIQTGSHERMLVSPLRRPALIVGRSLKEIVPIMGQALIIMAVTVPFGFRPDPAGALLGLLLIAVFGVGLGALSYTLALASKDQEWLFWTVQQTLLFPLLLLAGMLLPIDDGPGWLRTLARFNPLTYVVDAERALFGGEIVSATVGYGVLAALGVAVGGLLIGIRAMRNA; from the coding sequence GTGAGCACCACCCTCGTCTCCGACACGGCCGTCGTCTTCACCCGCGAACTGCGGCCGGTGCTGCGCAACCCGTTCTCGCTGGTCTTCACGATGGTGCAGCCGGTGTTCTTCCTGGCGCTGTTCGGGCCGCTGCTGCCGGACACCGTCCCCGGCGGCGGCTCGGCGCTGCAGTGGTTCGTGCCCGGGATCATCGTGATGTCGTGCCTGTTCGCCGGTTCGGTCACCGGCTCCAACCTGCAGTTCGAGATCCAGACCGGCTCGCACGAGCGGATGCTGGTGTCCCCGCTGCGGCGGCCGGCCTTGATCGTGGGCCGCTCGCTCAAGGAGATCGTGCCGATCATGGGCCAGGCGCTGATCATCATGGCGGTCACCGTCCCGTTCGGCTTCCGGCCGGATCCCGCCGGCGCGCTGCTCGGGCTGCTGCTGATCGCCGTGTTCGGGGTGGGTCTCGGCGCGCTGTCGTACACGCTGGCGCTGGCGTCCAAGGACCAGGAGTGGCTGTTCTGGACCGTGCAGCAGACGCTGCTGTTCCCCTTGCTGCTGCTCGCCGGGATGCTGCTGCCGATCGACGACGGTCCCGGCTGGCTGCGGACGCTGGCCCGGTTCAACCCGCTCACGTACGTGGTGGACGCGGAACGGGCCCTGTTCGGCGGGGAGATCGTCTCGGCGACCGTCGGCTACGGGGTCCTGGCGGCCCTCGGTGTCGCGGTCGGCGGGCTCCTCATCGGCATCCGCGCCATGCGGAACGCCTGA
- a CDS encoding gamma-glutamylcyclotransferase: MTLYAAYASNMDPEQMARRAPHSPLRGTGWLQGWRLTFGGRDVGWDGALATVVEDADEHVFVVLYDVPAWDEQELDAWEGAELGVYRKIRVRVDTLEGDVLCWMYVLDDYEGGLPSARYLGILADAAEAAGAPDDYVKELRTRPCKSLGEPPL, encoded by the coding sequence GTGACCCTGTACGCGGCGTACGCCTCCAACATGGACCCCGAGCAGATGGCTCGGCGGGCACCGCACTCACCGCTGCGCGGGACCGGCTGGCTGCAGGGCTGGCGGCTCACGTTCGGCGGTCGGGACGTCGGCTGGGACGGCGCGCTGGCGACCGTCGTCGAGGACGCGGACGAGCACGTCTTCGTCGTCCTGTACGACGTGCCGGCCTGGGACGAGCAGGAGCTGGACGCCTGGGAGGGCGCGGAGCTCGGCGTCTACCGCAAGATCCGGGTCCGGGTGGACACCCTCGAGGGCGACGTCCTGTGCTGGATGTACGTCCTGGACGACTACGAGGGCGGGCTGCCGTCGGCCCGCTACCTGGGCATCCTCGCCGACGCCGCCGAGGCGGCCGGGGCCCCCGACGACTACGTCAAGGAGCTGCGCACCCGGCCCTGCAAGTCGTTGGGCGAACCGCCGCTGTAG
- a CDS encoding NAD(P)H-quinone dehydrogenase — MTRIVIIGGGPGGYEAALVAAQLGGEVTVVERDGLGGACVLTDCVPSKTLIATSTRMAVMSESAALGLQFSGGPDGIVGGLEVDLGLVNKRVKDLARAQSFDVAERLAYEDVRIVRGEARLTDPNTVTVDGVDLPADVVLIATGATPRVLPGAEPDGERILNWRQLYDLPELPEELIVVGSGVTGAELAGAYLSLGSKVTLVSSRDRILPSEDADAASVLQEVFLRRGMNVLSRSRAAGVQRTGDSVIVTLEDGRKVEGSHCLMTVGMEPNTRGIGLEKAGIELSRGFVKVDKVSRTAVSNIYAAGDCTGVLMLASVAAMQGRIAMWHALGEAVQPLKLGWVASNIFTDPEVATVGVSQKMIDAGEVNARTVMLPLFSNPRAKMQGFEDGFVKLFCRPSTGIVLGGVIVAPRASELILGLSIAVQQHLTVDQVAHTFAVYPSLSGSLTEASRRLMQESAY, encoded by the coding sequence GTGACCCGCATCGTGATCATCGGAGGAGGGCCCGGCGGCTACGAGGCCGCCCTCGTCGCCGCGCAGCTCGGCGGCGAGGTGACCGTGGTCGAGCGGGACGGCCTCGGCGGGGCCTGCGTGCTCACCGACTGCGTGCCCTCCAAGACGCTCATCGCCACCTCGACGCGGATGGCGGTGATGTCGGAGTCCGCAGCCCTCGGCCTGCAGTTCAGCGGCGGCCCCGACGGCATCGTCGGCGGTCTGGAGGTGGACCTCGGCCTGGTCAACAAGCGCGTCAAGGACCTGGCCCGGGCCCAGTCGTTCGACGTCGCCGAGCGCCTCGCCTACGAGGACGTGCGGATCGTGCGCGGCGAGGCCCGGCTCACCGACCCCAACACGGTGACGGTCGACGGCGTCGACCTGCCCGCCGACGTGGTGCTGATCGCCACCGGGGCCACCCCCCGGGTGCTGCCCGGCGCGGAGCCCGACGGCGAGCGCATCCTCAACTGGCGGCAGTTGTACGACCTGCCGGAGCTGCCCGAGGAGCTGATCGTGGTCGGCTCCGGCGTCACCGGCGCCGAGCTGGCCGGGGCCTACCTGTCGCTGGGCTCGAAGGTGACCCTGGTCTCCTCCCGCGACCGGATCCTGCCGTCCGAGGACGCCGACGCCGCCAGCGTGCTGCAGGAGGTGTTCCTGCGACGCGGGATGAACGTGCTGTCACGTTCCAGGGCGGCCGGCGTCCAGCGGACCGGCGACTCGGTGATCGTCACCCTGGAGGACGGCCGCAAGGTCGAGGGCTCGCACTGCCTGATGACGGTCGGCATGGAGCCCAACACGCGCGGCATCGGCCTGGAGAAGGCGGGCATCGAGCTGTCCCGGGGCTTCGTCAAGGTCGACAAGGTCTCCCGGACGGCGGTGAGCAACATCTACGCCGCCGGCGACTGCACCGGGGTGCTGATGCTGGCCTCGGTCGCCGCCATGCAGGGCCGGATCGCCATGTGGCACGCCCTCGGCGAGGCCGTCCAGCCGCTCAAGCTCGGGTGGGTGGCCAGCAACATCTTCACCGACCCGGAGGTCGCCACCGTCGGCGTCTCGCAGAAGATGATCGACGCGGGCGAGGTCAACGCCCGCACGGTGATGCTGCCGCTGTTCAGCAACCCCCGGGCCAAGATGCAGGGCTTCGAGGACGGCTTCGTGAAGCTGTTCTGCCGTCCGTCCACCGGGATCGTGCTGGGCGGCGTGATCGTGGCCCCCCGGGCCAGCGAGCTGATCCTGGGCCTGTCCATCGCCGTTCAGCAGCACCTCACCGTCGACCAGGTGGCGCACACCTTCGCGGTCTACCCGTCGCTGTCGGGCAGCCTGACGGAGGCGTCCCGCCGGCTGATGCAGGAGTCGGCCTACTGA
- a CDS encoding ATP-binding cassette domain-containing protein, which produces MIRTEGLTRHFTVKKQTVEAVRGLDLEVRAGELVALLGPNGAGKSTTLRMLTTLLAPTAGTARVAGRDVTTDPRGVRHRIGYVGQGNGAAHSQRGRDELISQGRAYGLDRAAARDRAAELIASLDLEAVADRTVSSLSGGQRRRLDIAMGLIHAPDLLFLDEPSTGLDPQNRAALAGHITALRERHATTVVLTTHYLDEADQLAERVIVIDHGRVIADDTPERLKAEHAGDRIVLTFDHERDAARAAGERLGVLGDARIEQSGSRVVIEADGGARLVPKLLRGLDDADITVAAVEVARPTLDDVFLNLTGRSLREASKEGK; this is translated from the coding sequence ATGATCCGTACAGAGGGCCTCACCAGGCATTTCACCGTCAAGAAGCAGACGGTCGAGGCGGTGCGCGGCCTCGACCTCGAGGTGCGGGCCGGCGAGCTGGTCGCCCTGCTCGGGCCCAACGGGGCGGGCAAGAGCACCACCCTGCGGATGCTCACCACCCTGCTGGCGCCCACCGCCGGCACCGCGCGGGTCGCCGGCCGCGACGTGACGACCGACCCGCGCGGCGTCCGCCACCGCATCGGCTACGTCGGCCAGGGGAACGGCGCCGCGCACAGCCAACGCGGCCGCGACGAGCTGATCAGCCAGGGCCGCGCGTACGGCCTCGACCGTGCGGCGGCGCGGGACCGGGCCGCCGAGCTGATCGCGTCCCTGGACCTGGAGGCCGTCGCCGACCGGACGGTGTCGTCGCTGTCCGGCGGCCAGCGCCGTCGTCTGGACATCGCGATGGGCCTGATCCACGCCCCGGACCTGCTGTTCCTGGACGAGCCGTCCACCGGTCTCGACCCGCAGAACCGGGCCGCCCTCGCCGGGCACATCACCGCGCTGCGGGAACGGCACGCCACCACGGTGGTCCTGACCACCCACTACCTGGACGAGGCCGACCAGCTCGCCGAGCGGGTCATCGTCATCGACCACGGTCGGGTCATCGCCGACGACACCCCCGAACGCCTCAAGGCCGAGCACGCCGGCGACCGGATCGTGCTGACCTTCGACCACGAACGGGACGCGGCGCGGGCGGCGGGCGAACGGCTCGGCGTCCTGGGCGACGCGCGGATCGAGCAGAGCGGGTCCCGCGTCGTCATCGAGGCCGACGGCGGCGCGCGGCTCGTCCCCAAGCTGCTGCGCGGTCTGGACGACGCCGACATCACGGTGGCCGCCGTCGAGGTCGCCCGACCGACCCTCGACGACGTCTTCCTCAACCTGACCGGGCGCAGCCTGCGCGAAGCCTCCAAGGAGGGCAAGTGA